In one window of Desulfuromonas sp. DNA:
- a CDS encoding type II toxin-antitoxin system RelE/ParE family toxin, translating to MILNFNCQETEKIWKGTISRRLPQDIQAVARRKLRMLNNAQTLADLKIPPANRLEALKGNRSGQHSIRINAQWRICFVWHEGNAQDVEIVDYH from the coding sequence ATGATTTTGAACTTCAATTGCCAGGAGACGGAAAAGATCTGGAAGGGAACCATCTCCCGGCGGTTGCCGCAGGATATCCAGGCCGTCGCCCGGAGAAAACTGAGGATGCTCAACAATGCCCAGACCCTGGCCGACCTGAAAATCCCGCCGGCCAACAGACTGGAGGCACTCAAGGGAAACCGGAGCGGACAACACAGCATCCGCATCAACGCCCAGTGGAGAATCTGTTTTGTCTGGCATGAGGGCAATGCCCAGGATGTCGAGATTGTCGATTACCACTAA
- a CDS encoding ATP-binding cassette domain-containing protein, translated as MYNTIALRSLDFSYGKNGRVSLSLFSDFSLSISEGEVLAILGPSGCGKTTLLNLISGLSRPDGGSITVRGIDPVENRSTMGQAYAFFSPPLLPNLTLLENTELPLELLRVPQSRGRALDMLKQLGLAGFEDCLPFELSGGMKARAGFAAALATEPEVLLLDEPHGALDLITRDSVDRAIRKAIAESREKNPMTVVLVTHSIEEACRIADRCVVLSGGRPSQIVGEVVISRPLSQKSNNYRRTKVNIESAPGLNSPRPTRSEVIETDSEQFAEREIRRLLTKAVSLGKVVVVAPDESTVALARPALHLWARNGREVSLISSVDEWPEAGAGSVVYVGIPHDSDAQRYGKLANDSCYAVLSKIQNGHDLPGGWKPVASLEEGLIQAHGLARPKKTGRRGQWEISHAGFGVAWVVALLGIWAAATRFLNIQHFLLPPPEDVLCYALAQWRHLAIDVMQTSSEAALGLLLAVCFAFVTGVLVDRVRLADRAIWPVLIASQAIPLLAIAPLVHLWLPGLYGIVAMTALLTFFPLAVAFRAGLQDIPREEKMMFAVYTQNWVDTFFKLKLPGSLPVALAGLRTAAPIAVIAGILSELTGTDRGLGKNFLLAVKKLEPELLYSSLVLSIILGLSFYAAAVLVGRLLQHPQQIEKGSREVQ; from the coding sequence ATGTATAATACGATTGCTTTAAGGTCGCTTGATTTTTCCTACGGGAAAAATGGCAGGGTGTCACTTTCACTGTTCTCCGATTTTTCGTTATCAATTTCAGAAGGTGAGGTGCTTGCCATTCTTGGACCCTCGGGTTGCGGAAAGACAACCCTGCTGAATCTCATTTCAGGTCTTTCACGACCGGATGGCGGGTCAATAACTGTGCGTGGAATCGACCCGGTAGAGAACCGATCTACAATGGGACAAGCATATGCATTCTTTTCGCCACCGCTTCTTCCCAACCTGACACTGTTAGAAAACACTGAGCTACCACTCGAACTGTTGCGTGTGCCCCAATCAAGGGGGCGCGCACTGGATATGCTGAAGCAGTTGGGGCTTGCAGGCTTTGAGGATTGCCTGCCATTTGAACTTTCCGGTGGGATGAAGGCCCGTGCCGGCTTTGCTGCGGCTCTTGCAACGGAGCCGGAAGTGCTACTTCTCGACGAACCTCATGGAGCATTAGATTTAATTACTCGGGACAGTGTCGATCGTGCGATAAGGAAAGCGATTGCAGAGAGCCGCGAGAAAAATCCAATGACAGTTGTATTGGTGACACACTCCATTGAGGAAGCCTGCCGCATTGCGGATCGATGTGTTGTGCTATCTGGAGGGCGCCCTTCACAAATTGTGGGAGAGGTCGTAATTTCCAGGCCGCTCAGCCAAAAAAGCAACAATTATCGCCGCACGAAAGTTAACATTGAATCAGCACCTGGCCTCAATAGCCCGCGGCCAACTCGTTCCGAAGTAATTGAAACTGACTCAGAGCAATTTGCCGAAAGAGAGATTCGAAGATTACTCACAAAAGCTGTTTCCCTTGGAAAGGTGGTCGTTGTGGCACCCGACGAGTCCACAGTTGCCTTGGCAAGGCCTGCCCTGCATTTGTGGGCAAGGAATGGCAGGGAGGTTTCCCTCATAAGCTCTGTAGATGAATGGCCAGAGGCTGGTGCCGGTTCTGTCGTTTACGTCGGAATCCCGCATGATTCGGATGCCCAGAGATATGGCAAGCTTGCTAATGATTCCTGCTACGCAGTTTTGTCGAAGATTCAAAATGGACACGACCTGCCCGGCGGCTGGAAACCAGTGGCCTCCTTAGAGGAAGGCCTCATACAAGCCCATGGTCTCGCACGGCCTAAAAAAACTGGCAGGCGAGGGCAGTGGGAAATTTCGCATGCTGGCTTCGGGGTTGCTTGGGTAGTAGCACTCCTGGGCATATGGGCCGCCGCGACTAGATTTCTCAACATCCAGCACTTTCTATTACCGCCACCGGAAGATGTTTTATGTTACGCGCTGGCCCAATGGCGCCATCTCGCCATTGATGTTATGCAGACGAGCTCAGAGGCAGCTCTTGGCCTGTTGCTGGCTGTCTGCTTTGCCTTCGTCACAGGCGTACTTGTGGATCGGGTACGATTGGCAGACAGGGCTATCTGGCCTGTGCTGATTGCCAGTCAAGCAATTCCATTATTGGCGATTGCACCTTTAGTACATCTATGGCTGCCTGGCCTATATGGTATCGTTGCCATGACAGCACTACTGACCTTTTTTCCTCTTGCAGTAGCCTTTAGAGCAGGACTGCAGGACATTCCTCGAGAGGAAAAAATGATGTTTGCGGTTTATACGCAAAACTGGGTGGATACATTTTTTAAGTTGAAATTACCGGGTTCGCTGCCTGTTGCCCTTGCTGGGCTTAGAACTGCTGCGCCGATTGCAGTAATTGCAGGGATACTGTCAGAGCTAACCGGGACCGATAGGGGACTAGGAAAGAACTTTCTCCTTGCAGTTAAAAAGCTGGAACCTGAATTGTTATATTCTTCGCTCGTACTTTCAATTATACTTGGGTTGTCATTTTATGCTGCTGCCGTTTTAGTGGGGCGCCTGTTGCAGCATCCACAACAAATAGAAAAAGGTTCGAGAGAGGTCCAATGA
- a CDS encoding ABC transporter substrate-binding protein, translating to MTFTGEVVAKTKNLFGPNLDIEIRSGGFESDPIKSVALGGDTFGVAGAERVLQAIEKGADLVVIGVVNQVSPSVFVVHENSSIMTPKDFEGHTVGVLSGSNTEIAYRAMVARAGVDSSKMHEVEISYDLPGFISKKFDVLPAFAYDEPLSLRQENVDIRLIEPEKFGIKIIGNVYFTTRKTFEGNRSLVDHFVKGIMQGWEWAFEHPEESIEMLRELDPKLDLAKERESLLLAKPYFIPEGYRLLEIRKSDWEEEARLLQSIGYLDKTPDLNRALAPQIVEAAYSYE from the coding sequence ATGACTTTTACCGGTGAGGTCGTCGCAAAGACAAAAAATTTGTTCGGGCCAAATTTAGATATCGAGATCCGATCGGGGGGCTTTGAGTCAGACCCAATCAAGTCCGTTGCCTTGGGTGGCGACACCTTCGGTGTCGCAGGTGCCGAACGCGTACTGCAAGCAATCGAAAAGGGAGCAGACTTGGTTGTCATAGGGGTTGTGAATCAAGTGTCGCCCTCTGTGTTTGTTGTCCATGAGAACTCTTCTATAATGACTCCTAAAGATTTTGAGGGGCATACCGTCGGAGTTCTGAGTGGGTCAAATACGGAGATAGCTTATCGAGCAATGGTAGCGCGTGCCGGAGTTGACAGTTCCAAAATGCACGAAGTCGAAATTTCATATGATTTGCCCGGATTCATATCTAAGAAGTTTGACGTCCTTCCAGCGTTTGCGTATGATGAACCACTTTCTTTAAGGCAAGAGAACGTTGATATTAGGCTAATTGAACCAGAGAAGTTTGGAATCAAAATCATAGGTAACGTATATTTTACCACCAGAAAGACATTTGAAGGAAACAGGTCATTAGTTGATCATTTTGTTAAGGGTATAATGCAGGGCTGGGAATGGGCTTTTGAGCACCCTGAAGAGTCAATTGAAATGTTGCGTGAACTTGATCCTAAGCTGGACTTGGCAAAGGAGAGAGAATCACTACTTCTCGCAAAACCATATTTTATCCCCGAAGGCTATCGTCTACTAGAAATAAGGAAATCTGACTGGGAAGAGGAGGCTCGGCTGCTGCAATCAATTGGCTATCTCGACAAAACCCCAGATCTCAACCGAGCCCTAGCGCCACAAATAGTTGAGGCGGCATATTCTTATGAGTAA
- a CDS encoding class I SAM-dependent methyltransferase: MSNRKDFIPILDEEASGVSPDANSVANLWDINADSWAKARAAGGQAVVDRLYGDEVFRMLSPMSGSRLLDVGCGEGGFSRRAAQAGARVTGVDISSKMISIAKSEEQRQSQGIEFIANDIAKLHDLERTFDAAMAIMSLKDMPDAAQAIDVIASLLKADGVFVFVVYHPCFAAPGSGWRRTDVEPFWQFDPGWYWKERPVLERWMPEGVSDFLPSPIFHFHRRLETYSQYLKDSAFSVVQIREICALPRLAPPQMPTSLPLYLVVKARKLKR; the protein is encoded by the coding sequence ATGAGTAACCGCAAGGATTTCATTCCAATACTGGATGAAGAGGCATCTGGAGTATCTCCAGATGCAAATTCTGTCGCGAACCTTTGGGATATTAACGCTGACTCTTGGGCTAAGGCACGAGCTGCTGGAGGCCAAGCCGTAGTAGACCGACTATATGGGGATGAAGTATTTCGAATGCTATCGCCCATGTCTGGAAGTCGCTTGCTAGATGTGGGATGCGGGGAGGGCGGTTTTTCTAGAAGGGCTGCTCAGGCAGGTGCGCGTGTCACTGGCGTAGACATTTCCAGTAAGATGATTTCGATTGCAAAGAGTGAAGAACAGCGGCAATCTCAGGGTATAGAATTTATAGCAAACGACATAGCGAAGCTGCATGACTTAGAACGAACTTTTGACGCAGCAATGGCTATAATGTCTCTAAAAGACATGCCTGATGCTGCGCAGGCAATTGACGTAATTGCGTCTTTGCTTAAGGCTGATGGTGTGTTTGTGTTTGTTGTGTACCACCCTTGCTTTGCCGCACCTGGTTCAGGATGGCGCAGAACAGATGTCGAGCCATTCTGGCAGTTTGATCCAGGTTGGTACTGGAAGGAAAGGCCCGTTCTTGAGCGTTGGATGCCTGAAGGTGTAAGTGATTTTCTCCCTAGTCCAATCTTCCATTTTCACCGCAGACTTGAAACTTACTCACAATATCTTAAAGATAGTGCATTTTCTGTCGTACAAATAAGGGAAATTTGTGCATTGCCCCGATTGGCACCTCCCCAAATGCCAACTTCTTTACCACTTTACCTTGTCGTAAAGGCAAGAAAACTCAAACGCTAA
- a CDS encoding thymidylate synthase produces the protein MPTSPRNLETREIVFWAERLTNPRERLLEIPGRLLNPFFLIGELLWILRGSDNVGEIEYYLSLIRKYSDDGVSLHGAYGPRLFGRHKHQKINQAHALVEKLRKDPDSRQAVLQIYLPQADWAPTLDVPCLCQIQFLIRDHKLHAIATMRSQDVFRGMPYDVAWMSLLQEHISMQLNIDLGSFTHVCGSLHLYQADMPLVEQLMAAAPGPGMATHGREMTPLPCDVTGSQIDAIMKTEESLRTNKPLEVEEHVTLKGLWAEVAILLQAYTLFKNGDSPKAITLTRSIGGALGEMAEKFILKK, from the coding sequence ATGCCAACCTCGCCCAGAAATCTTGAAACGAGAGAGATAGTTTTCTGGGCGGAGAGACTAACTAACCCGAGAGAAAGGCTGCTTGAGATACCCGGCCGACTACTAAATCCCTTTTTCCTTATCGGTGAGTTGCTTTGGATTCTCCGGGGTTCCGATAACGTTGGGGAAATTGAGTACTACTTGTCGCTGATTCGCAAGTATAGCGACGATGGCGTCTCTTTGCATGGAGCATATGGTCCGAGACTCTTTGGTCGGCATAAGCATCAAAAAATAAACCAAGCACACGCCTTAGTTGAAAAACTTAGAAAAGACCCGGATTCAAGACAGGCTGTATTGCAGATATATCTACCTCAGGCAGATTGGGCCCCTACTCTCGATGTGCCATGCTTATGTCAGATACAGTTTTTAATACGAGACCATAAACTACATGCAATTGCTACCATGCGAAGTCAAGATGTATTTCGTGGGATGCCATATGACGTCGCATGGATGTCCCTGCTTCAAGAGCATATTTCAATGCAACTTAACATCGATCTTGGCAGCTTCACTCATGTGTGCGGGAGTCTTCACCTATATCAAGCCGACATGCCATTAGTAGAGCAGTTAATGGCAGCAGCACCCGGTCCAGGCATGGCAACGCATGGTAGGGAGATGACCCCTCTTCCATGTGATGTTACAGGAAGTCAGATTGATGCAATCATGAAAACAGAAGAGTCGTTACGTACAAATAAGCCACTGGAAGTCGAAGAACATGTTACCCTAAAAGGGTTATGGGCGGAAGTTGCCATCCTCCTTCAAGCTTATACTCTTTTTAAAAATGGGGATTCGCCTAAAGCCATCACTCTAACTAGGAGTATTGGGGGGGCGCTTGGAGAAATGGCAGAGAAATTTATCCTTAAGAAGTAA
- a CDS encoding nucleoside 2-deoxyribosyltransferase, with amino-acid sequence MKVYFAGSIKGGRTYSRSYRLIVDAISRLGLEIFGAHVAQIDPNHGEPGPREVFKRDISWLRAADMVIAEVTQPSIGVGYEIAFALSLKKPVLCLYRKDVDIDLLSFMILGNAEPNFNLRTYDDSSINLILSDFIVSTND; translated from the coding sequence ATGAAAGTCTATTTTGCAGGGTCAATTAAAGGGGGGCGCACTTATTCTAGGAGTTATCGACTGATAGTGGACGCTATTTCTCGACTCGGGTTGGAAATATTCGGCGCTCATGTTGCGCAAATCGATCCTAACCATGGAGAACCGGGCCCGCGTGAGGTTTTTAAGAGGGACATCTCATGGCTAAGAGCAGCGGATATGGTTATAGCAGAGGTAACTCAGCCTAGTATTGGGGTAGGTTATGAAATTGCATTTGCACTTTCGCTAAAAAAACCTGTGCTCTGTTTGTATCGTAAGGACGTTGACATAGATCTTCTTTCTTTCATGATTTTGGGCAATGCCGAGCCGAATTTCAATCTACGAACGTACGATGATTCTAGCATTAATTTAATCCTCAGTGATTTTATCGTATCGACCAATGATTAG
- a CDS encoding DUF3024 domain-containing protein encodes MPLPPLVKQLAEKKLTAYCQGKIPSHLQNEIRLNFKFRGNTVTLLESRPAFDMPDTWVDIPVAQFRYDPDAKLWSLFWADRNSRWHPDMEIDPVKDFDRLLQEVERDPTGIYWG; translated from the coding sequence ATGCCCCTCCCGCCCCTCGTAAAACAACTCGCTGAAAAGAAACTCACCGCCTACTGCCAGGGAAAGATCCCGAGCCATCTGCAAAACGAGATCCGCCTCAATTTCAAATTCCGCGGCAACACCGTTACCCTTTTGGAAAGTCGCCCCGCTTTCGACATGCCTGACACGTGGGTCGATATCCCCGTCGCCCAGTTCCGCTACGATCCGGACGCCAAGCTCTGGTCTCTCTTCTGGGCGGATCGCAACTCCCGATGGCATCCCGACATGGAAATCGACCCGGTGAAGGACTTTGATCGTCTCCTCCAGGAGGTTGAACGCGATCCCACCGGAATCTACTGGGGATAG
- a CDS encoding multiheme c-type cytochrome, with amino-acid sequence MFGLVLGLLLVAGAVWAEEEGCVTCHSEISPGQVADWRVSAHAENGISCSACHGEAHTGEADIAKAAFPDERVCQECHEEQFDQFSKGKHNHGWTSMNAMPITHVEPEELMEGGRGCGGCHNMGIKTEAQKADQLAKGYRYQTNSCDECHTRHSFSKKEAKDPRACQQCHMGYDHPQWEMWSSSKHGSRWFARDSGNLPEGAPAPACQDCHMTGGDHNNHTAWGFLGVRLPLPEDPQWRDDQVTILKALGVLNPETGEPTERLEAVKAVDLARLTKEDFDREREKMIGNCKKCHSETYARKQFEMGDKMMQEADVLMAKAIRIVAALYKDGIIEKPADYAFAYPDFLYFMRTNGSEIDGMSAIDQELFEMYMKHRMRTYQGQFHFNPDYAYWYGWAMMTKSLGKIEKLGKTMRATHKKKG; translated from the coding sequence ATGTTTGGGTTGGTGCTCGGGCTGCTGCTTGTTGCAGGCGCGGTCTGGGCAGAGGAGGAAGGGTGCGTCACCTGCCACAGCGAAATCTCCCCCGGTCAGGTCGCCGACTGGCGGGTCAGCGCCCATGCCGAAAACGGCATTTCCTGCTCGGCCTGCCACGGCGAGGCGCACACCGGCGAGGCCGATATCGCCAAGGCGGCCTTCCCCGATGAGCGGGTCTGTCAGGAGTGCCACGAAGAGCAGTTCGACCAGTTCTCCAAGGGGAAGCACAACCATGGCTGGACCTCCATGAATGCCATGCCCATCACCCATGTCGAGCCTGAAGAGCTGATGGAGGGGGGGCGCGGCTGCGGCGGCTGCCACAACATGGGCATCAAGACCGAGGCGCAGAAGGCCGACCAGCTGGCCAAGGGGTATCGCTACCAGACCAACTCCTGCGACGAGTGCCACACCCGCCACAGCTTCTCCAAGAAAGAGGCCAAGGACCCCCGCGCCTGCCAGCAGTGCCACATGGGCTACGACCATCCCCAGTGGGAGATGTGGAGCAGCTCCAAGCACGGCAGCCGCTGGTTCGCCAGGGACTCGGGCAACCTGCCTGAAGGCGCCCCGGCGCCGGCCTGCCAGGACTGCCACATGACCGGCGGCGACCACAACAACCACACCGCCTGGGGCTTCCTCGGCGTCCGCCTGCCGCTGCCCGAAGACCCCCAGTGGCGCGACGACCAGGTCACCATCCTCAAGGCCCTCGGGGTCCTCAACCCCGAAACGGGCGAGCCGACAGAGCGCCTGGAGGCCGTCAAGGCGGTCGACCTGGCCCGGCTGACCAAGGAGGATTTCGACCGCGAGCGGGAGAAGATGATCGGCAACTGCAAGAAGTGCCACTCGGAGACCTACGCCCGCAAGCAGTTCGAGATGGGCGACAAGATGATGCAGGAGGCCGACGTCCTCATGGCCAAGGCGATCCGCATCGTCGCCGCCCTCTACAAGGACGGGATCATCGAAAAGCCGGCCGACTACGCCTTCGCCTATCCCGACTTCCTCTACTTCATGCGCACCAACGGCTCTGAGATCGACGGCATGTCCGCCATCGACCAGGAACTCTTCGAGATGTACATGAAGCACCGCATGCGCACATACCAGGGGCAGTTCCACTTCAACCCGGACTACGCCTACTGGTACGGCTGGGCCATGATGACCAAGTCCTTGGGCAAGATCGAGAAACTCGGCAAGACCATGCGCGCAACCCACAAGAAAAAAGGCTGA
- a CDS encoding DUF6290 family protein, translating to MLAIRLEKELEQEIDLLAKARGSNRSAVVREAIVRYLEDNEDLELARQALAEARGSRSLKELRKDLGLDG from the coding sequence ATGCTCGCGATTCGTCTGGAAAAAGAGCTGGAGCAGGAGATCGACCTGCTGGCGAAAGCCAGGGGGAGCAATCGCAGTGCCGTGGTGCGCGAGGCGATCGTCCGTTACCTCGAGGACAACGAAGACCTCGAACTGGCCCGGCAGGCCCTCGCCGAGGCCCGCGGCAGCCGGTCCCTGAAAGAGCTGAGGAAAGATCTTGGCCTGGACGGTTGA